One window from the genome of Verrucomicrobiia bacterium encodes:
- a CDS encoding lipase maturation factor family protein: METTSDFNLARFLFLRSLAVLYLIAFLVALKQFPALLGEKGLIPVPEFVKQVPFRAAPSLFYWHYSDRFLKILCWAGMLISGGLMTGLFDRGPWWSTTGLWLVLWVFYLSIVNVGETFYSFGWESMLLEAGFFAAFLGPRLAPSIIPILILRWMLFRVELGAGLIKIRGDQCWRDLTCLYYHHETQPMPNGLSWYFHHLPRAVQRSGVAFSHFVQLAAPFGLFAPPVVAAVSASLIILHQLMLIVSGNYSWLNWLTVALAFTAFSDSLLGFLPWKPAQDPPRPAAFNAVLYGLAALTIVLSVPPTLNFFARRQLMNANYNPFHLVGSYGAFGSVTQERYEIIVKGTGSPFPAPEADWREYEFKGKPGNVMRNPPQIAPYHLRLDWLMWFLPFSMQVSGHQVMTQGYPVWFLRFARKLLEADRPTLALLGSDPFAGKAPRYLRAEVYLYHFTRPEERRKTGAVWTREEIGDYLPPVDLERLKNI; this comes from the coding sequence ATGGAAACGACCAGCGATTTCAACCTTGCCCGGTTTCTTTTCCTGCGCTCGCTGGCCGTGCTTTATCTCATCGCGTTTCTCGTCGCGCTCAAGCAATTCCCCGCGCTGCTCGGCGAAAAAGGCCTGATCCCGGTTCCGGAATTCGTGAAGCAGGTGCCGTTCAGGGCCGCGCCCAGCCTTTTTTACTGGCATTACTCCGACCGCTTTCTGAAAATTCTTTGCTGGGCCGGGATGCTGATTTCAGGCGGGCTGATGACCGGGCTTTTTGACCGCGGACCCTGGTGGTCCACGACCGGCCTGTGGCTGGTGCTCTGGGTTTTTTATCTTTCGATCGTGAACGTGGGCGAGACCTTTTACAGTTTCGGCTGGGAATCCATGCTGCTCGAAGCGGGATTCTTCGCCGCGTTTCTCGGACCGCGGCTCGCGCCTTCCATCATTCCCATTTTGATTTTACGCTGGATGCTTTTCCGCGTGGAGCTGGGCGCGGGGCTTATCAAGATCCGCGGGGACCAGTGCTGGCGCGATCTCACGTGTCTTTATTACCATCACGAAACGCAGCCCATGCCCAACGGCCTCAGCTGGTATTTCCACCACCTGCCCAGGGCCGTGCAGCGGTCCGGCGTGGCCTTCAGCCATTTCGTGCAGCTTGCGGCGCCGTTCGGCCTTTTCGCGCCGCCCGTCGTCGCGGCGGTATCGGCGAGCCTCATCATCCTTCATCAGCTCATGCTCATCGTCAGCGGCAATTATTCCTGGCTCAACTGGCTGACGGTCGCGCTCGCGTTCACGGCGTTCAGCGATTCGCTGCTCGGGTTTCTGCCGTGGAAGCCGGCGCAGGACCCGCCGAGGCCCGCGGCGTTCAACGCGGTCTTGTATGGTCTTGCCGCGCTCACGATCGTTCTCAGCGTTCCGCCCACACTCAATTTTTTCGCCAGGCGCCAGCTCATGAACGCGAATTACAATCCGTTCCATCTCGTCGGCTCCTACGGCGCGTTCGGCTCCGTGACCCAGGAGCGTTATGAGATCATCGTGAAGGGGACCGGCAGCCCCTTTCCCGCGCCGGAGGCGGATTGGCGCGAGTACGAATTCAAAGGCAAACCCGGAAACGTCATGCGAAATCCGCCGCAGATCGCGCCCTATCACCTGAGGCTGGACTGGCTCATGTGGTTTCTCCCGTTTTCCATGCAGGTGTCCGGCCATCAGGTCATGACACAGGGTTATCCGGTCTGGTTCCTGAGATTCGCGAGGAAGCTGCTCGAGGCGGACCGGCCCACGCTCGCGCTTTTGGGGTCCGACCCTTTTGCGGGAAAGGCCCCGCGCTACCTGCGGGCCGAGGTCTATCTCTATCACTTCACCCGCCCCGAGGAGCGCAGGAAAACCGGGGCCGTCTGGACGCGGGAGGAGATCGGCGATTATCTTCCTCCGGTGGACCTGGAGCGCCTGAAAAATATCTAA
- a CDS encoding FdtA/QdtA family cupin domain-containing protein, whose protein sequence is MCAMGDIQNCKTIRLQVLDGGSRGHLSVGEVSRQIPFDIKRFYTITRLNPGAVRGRHAHRQLEQVLFCLKGKAEIFLDDGTKSKTVVLDGPDTGLYVPPGIWHEVRKFEDGAILLVLASGIFDESDYIRDYEEFRNPS, encoded by the coding sequence ATGTGCGCGATGGGCGACATCCAAAACTGCAAAACGATCCGGCTTCAAGTCCTGGACGGCGGTTCCCGCGGGCATCTCAGCGTCGGCGAAGTTTCACGCCAGATCCCTTTCGACATCAAACGCTTTTATACGATCACCCGCCTGAATCCCGGCGCCGTCCGCGGGCGCCATGCGCACCGGCAGCTGGAACAAGTCCTCTTCTGCCTCAAAGGCAAGGCCGAGATTTTCCTGGATGACGGCACGAAATCCAAGACCGTCGTGCTGGACGGGCCCGACACCGGACTTTATGTCCCGCCCGGAATATGGCATGAAGTCCGCAAATTCGAAGACGGCGCGATCCTGCTTGTCCTCGCGTCCGGAATCTTTGACGAATCCGACTACATCCGGGATTACGAGGAGTTCCGGAACCCTTCATGA
- a CDS encoding glycosyltransferase family 39 protein, whose amino-acid sequence MKTSDRRPVFTALFLFLAAFAARLLFYPAFRQMNPAWSFQNLDVNHWLVIARNVAAGRGFTDSALMTYFQTPSLHATAARSPVPVLLLAGLLKIFPDRLPTFLIYSWTLSGLNAAALYYLALRRLKSRRLALVTGLIYCFYFPEMDRSIAYAAASEGVFILLFIAYFRFCNRCFDRPSKAYAAAAGLVFALAFLSRPVILFMPALFAGAMIKHHRARALAPLACFAAAAALCAAPWTMRNQKVFGRPVLTTTLGGYNLLRHNWMIETGKYKLCTDDDFEPVAHRAAAETGRPLESMNEAELDALFKEKAKQIIRRYPLRYLEASMIRLFWLWYKIGADRPLYVIQNAVIYAFLLPGLVMTLLRRSRLGFISVHFLYFIVMHAAINAQFRFIEPLMGFGIMIAVFAAADIFGFPRNSSPPPVPGVK is encoded by the coding sequence ATGAAAACTTCCGACCGCCGCCCGGTTTTCACGGCGCTTTTCCTTTTTCTTGCGGCCTTTGCCGCGCGCCTTCTTTTTTATCCGGCCTTCCGGCAGATGAATCCCGCATGGTCCTTCCAGAATCTCGACGTCAATCACTGGCTCGTCATCGCCCGCAACGTCGCCGCGGGGCGCGGGTTCACCGACAGCGCGCTCATGACTTATTTTCAGACGCCCTCCCTTCATGCCACGGCCGCTCGAAGCCCTGTGCCGGTGCTTCTGCTCGCCGGACTGCTGAAAATTTTTCCGGACAGGCTTCCGACCTTTCTGATTTATTCATGGACGCTGTCGGGCCTGAACGCGGCGGCGCTTTATTATCTGGCCCTGCGCCGTCTGAAATCGCGGCGGCTCGCGCTGGTGACCGGGCTCATCTATTGTTTTTATTTTCCCGAAATGGACCGCTCGATCGCCTATGCCGCGGCGTCGGAGGGCGTTTTCATCCTGCTGTTCATTGCGTACTTCCGTTTCTGCAACAGGTGCTTCGACAGGCCGTCGAAAGCGTATGCCGCCGCCGCGGGGCTGGTGTTTGCGCTGGCTTTTCTTTCGAGGCCGGTCATTCTTTTCATGCCCGCGCTTTTTGCCGGGGCGATGATCAAGCACCACCGTGCCCGGGCGCTCGCGCCGCTGGCCTGCTTTGCCGCGGCTGCCGCGCTTTGCGCCGCGCCCTGGACGATGCGCAACCAAAAAGTTTTCGGACGGCCTGTCCTCACCACCACGCTTGGCGGCTACAATCTCCTGCGGCACAACTGGATGATCGAGACCGGAAAATACAAGCTGTGCACGGATGACGACTTCGAGCCCGTGGCGCACCGCGCCGCGGCGGAAACCGGGCGCCCCTTGGAAAGCATGAACGAAGCGGAGCTCGACGCGCTGTTCAAAGAAAAGGCAAAGCAGATCATCCGGCGCTACCCGCTGCGCTACCTCGAGGCGAGCATGATCCGGCTGTTCTGGCTTTGGTACAAGATCGGCGCGGACAGGCCGCTTTACGTCATCCAGAACGCGGTGATCTACGCGTTCCTCCTTCCAGGACTCGTCATGACGCTCTTGCGCCGCAGCCGCCTGGGCTTTATTTCCGTCCATTTTCTTTACTTTATCGTGATGCACGCGGCCATCAACGCGCAGTTCCGGTTCATCGAGCCTCTCATGGGCTTCGGCATCATGATCGCGGTTTTCGCGGCCGCGGATATTTTCGGGTTTCCGCGAAACAGTTCCCCTCCGCCGGTTCCGGGAGTAAAATAA
- the recQ gene encoding DNA helicase RecQ, with protein MKRVPQSRILQTLSQYWGYDTFRPFQEKTIQSILDGRDTFTILPTGGGKSVCFQLPALLLDGMAVVISPLISLMKDQVDYLKDMGIQAECLNSSLDGEAQHEVARKITSGGVKLLYLSPERLVLDSLQKLLKSAKLSFFVIDEAHCISHWGHNFREEYRQLGAIKQNFGNIPVHAFTATATHPVQEDIVEQLHLEKPLISVASVDRPNLSYRILPRSANVVRQIADIIGKRPGDPAIIYCLKRADVDSISEKLNALGHKNLPYHAGLPDHERKKNQDEFASENISLIVATIAFGMGVDRSNIRTVIHAAMPKSIEHYQQETGRAGRDGLPADCVLFYSGADYRTWEFMLRDSQDKDVLLEKLGAMYNFCVRPQCRHGYLVRYFSQEYGQKGCAACDFCLGEVDMVEDPLVMGQKVLSCVARTRESFGADYVADVLKGNLTENVQRRGHDKLSTFGLLSSESKIFIRFMIEQLIGQGFLRREGEYMTLAITSSGRSLLKGEGAPLLAKPIVPEKKKDSESRRRKIREAEWEGVDEELFDLLRAKRAELARQKGVPAYIVFGDKTLKDLALRKPVTLDEFAGIFGVGASKQKEYGETFIACIKEYVQKNAASPT; from the coding sequence ATGAAGAGAGTCCCGCAAAGCCGGATCCTGCAGACTTTGTCGCAGTACTGGGGCTACGACACCTTCCGCCCGTTCCAGGAAAAAACCATCCAGTCCATTCTCGACGGACGCGATACATTCACGATCCTTCCGACAGGCGGCGGAAAATCCGTCTGCTTCCAGCTGCCGGCCCTTCTTCTGGACGGCATGGCCGTCGTCATCTCGCCGCTCATCTCGCTCATGAAAGACCAGGTCGACTACCTGAAGGACATGGGAATCCAGGCGGAATGCCTGAATTCGAGCCTGGACGGGGAAGCGCAGCACGAAGTGGCCCGGAAAATCACAAGCGGCGGCGTGAAGCTGCTGTACCTGTCTCCCGAACGGCTTGTCCTTGATTCGCTGCAGAAACTCCTGAAGAGCGCGAAGCTTTCCTTTTTCGTAATCGACGAGGCGCATTGCATCAGCCATTGGGGCCATAATTTCCGCGAGGAGTACCGCCAGCTCGGAGCCATCAAGCAGAACTTCGGCAACATCCCCGTGCACGCGTTCACCGCGACCGCGACGCACCCGGTGCAGGAAGACATCGTCGAGCAGCTGCACCTCGAAAAGCCGCTGATCTCCGTGGCCAGTGTGGACAGGCCGAACCTCAGCTACCGGATCCTGCCGCGCTCGGCAAATGTTGTGCGCCAGATCGCGGACATCATCGGCAAGCGTCCCGGCGATCCCGCCATCATTTACTGCCTGAAGCGCGCGGACGTGGATTCCATCTCGGAAAAATTAAACGCGCTCGGCCACAAGAATCTGCCCTACCACGCAGGTCTTCCCGATCACGAGCGTAAAAAAAATCAGGACGAGTTCGCGTCGGAAAATATTTCGCTGATCGTGGCGACGATCGCCTTTGGCATGGGTGTCGACCGCTCGAACATCCGCACCGTGATCCATGCGGCCATGCCCAAATCCATCGAGCATTACCAGCAGGAAACGGGCCGTGCGGGCCGCGACGGCCTTCCGGCGGACTGCGTGCTTTTTTATTCGGGCGCCGATTACCGCACCTGGGAATTCATGCTGCGCGATTCCCAGGATAAAGACGTGCTCCTGGAAAAACTCGGCGCCATGTATAACTTCTGCGTGCGGCCGCAGTGCCGGCACGGGTACCTGGTGCGCTACTTTTCGCAGGAATACGGGCAGAAAGGCTGCGCGGCCTGCGATTTCTGCCTCGGCGAAGTGGACATGGTGGAGGACCCGCTCGTCATGGGGCAGAAAGTCCTCTCCTGCGTGGCGCGCACGCGCGAGAGTTTCGGCGCGGATTACGTGGCCGACGTGCTCAAAGGCAATCTCACGGAAAACGTCCAGCGCCGCGGCCATGACAAGCTCTCCACGTTCGGGCTGCTGTCCTCGGAATCAAAAATCTTTATCCGTTTCATGATCGAGCAGCTGATCGGCCAGGGCTTTCTCCGGCGGGAAGGCGAATACATGACGCTGGCCATCACGTCTTCCGGACGAAGCCTCCTGAAAGGCGAGGGAGCGCCGCTGCTTGCCAAGCCCATCGTGCCCGAGAAAAAGAAAGACAGCGAAAGCCGGCGCCGGAAGATCCGCGAGGCGGAATGGGAAGGCGTGGACGAAGAGCTGTTCGATCTCCTCCGCGCCAAGCGCGCGGAGCTCGCGCGCCAGAAAGGCGTCCCGGCCTACATCGTGTTCGGCGACAAGACGCTCAAAGACCTGGCGCTGCGCAAGCCCGTGACGCTTGACGAATTTGCCGGCATCTTCGGCGTGGGCGCGTCAAAACAAAAAGAATACGGCGAAACTTTCATCGCCTGCATCAAAGAGTACGTCCAAAAAAACGCGGCCTCTCCAACATAA
- a CDS encoding class I SAM-dependent methyltransferase, with product MKKESYVRHRDLESRHFWFVGLHELALAHLPSGKNLRVLDAGCGTGGLLSLLSGRAEAVGIDFSEEALRLCRERGLQNTEQEDLNAWRPPSEAFDAITSLDVLCHRGVGSIEDVLKKFHTALKPGGLLIINLPAFEILRRGHDAEVETKRRFRKKELADLLDGAGFGIERITYRLPVLFPVLLVRGGTKQESRDLHMPPAFLNRALLGMHRLENRWICRGGTIPFGSSLFAAARKK from the coding sequence GTGAAAAAAGAAAGCTATGTCCGCCATCGCGATTTGGAAAGCCGCCATTTCTGGTTTGTCGGGCTGCATGAGCTGGCGCTGGCGCATCTTCCTTCCGGAAAAAATCTCCGGGTCCTGGACGCGGGATGCGGGACCGGCGGATTGCTTTCTCTCCTCTCCGGCCGGGCGGAAGCGGTGGGAATCGATTTTTCGGAGGAGGCCCTCCGCCTCTGCCGCGAGCGCGGCCTCCAAAACACGGAGCAGGAAGACCTCAACGCCTGGCGGCCTCCTTCGGAGGCCTTTGACGCGATCACAAGCCTCGACGTCCTTTGTCACCGCGGGGTCGGAAGCATCGAAGACGTCCTGAAAAAATTCCACACGGCCTTGAAGCCCGGAGGCCTCTTGATCATCAATCTTCCCGCTTTCGAAATCCTGCGGCGCGGACACGATGCGGAAGTGGAAACGAAAAGGCGTTTCCGGAAAAAAGAGCTGGCGGATTTGCTGGACGGCGCGGGCTTTGGCATCGAACGGATCACCTACCGCCTTCCCGTTCTATTCCCGGTCTTGCTGGTCCGCGGCGGCACGAAACAAGAAAGCCGCGACCTGCATATGCCGCCCGCGTTCTTGAACCGGGCGCTGCTCGGCATGCACCGCCTGGAAAACCGCTGGATCTGCCGCGGCGGCACAATCCCTTTCGGCAGCTCGCTTTTCGCGGCCGCGCGAAAAAAATAA
- a CDS encoding DegT/DnrJ/EryC1/StrS family aminotransferase, protein MKVPFNDLEPSLRTARPGIEAALRRVLSNGRFILGPEVAAFEKEFARAAGTPYCVGTASGTDAITLALMALGIGKGGEVLTSALTAYPTITGIARSGARPVLVDVRPEDGLMDPAAAARAVTPRTKAIVPVHLYGQSCDMAPLLRLARAKNLKIVEDCAHAAGASYRGRNAGASGDCGAFSFYPTKNLGALGDAGAVTTRHEEIYRRLLRLRDYGRAGGNFVEPGINSRLDEMQAAILRVKLRRLKGWVRERRRLAQMYRDRLPPEICFEEHEDRRQAYYVFAVKVPRRAKIIRALKSRGIAALVHFPRPVFREKAFAWPAAGRFPHASRLAREVLSLPFFPGMTQAQVLYTVRCLNESLGR, encoded by the coding sequence ATGAAAGTGCCTTTTAACGATCTGGAACCTTCCCTGCGCACGGCGCGGCCCGGCATCGAGGCTGCGCTGCGCCGCGTTTTATCCAACGGCCGCTTCATCCTGGGACCCGAGGTCGCGGCCTTCGAGAAGGAATTCGCGCGCGCCGCCGGAACTCCCTACTGCGTCGGCACCGCTTCCGGGACCGATGCGATTACGCTCGCGCTCATGGCGCTCGGCATCGGAAAAGGCGGCGAAGTCCTGACGAGCGCGCTCACGGCCTATCCGACGATTACCGGCATTGCAAGGTCCGGGGCCAGGCCTGTCCTTGTCGACGTGCGGCCGGAAGACGGCTTGATGGACCCGGCGGCGGCGGCCCGCGCCGTGACGCCGCGCACCAAGGCCATCGTGCCCGTGCATCTCTACGGGCAAAGCTGCGACATGGCTCCCCTGCTGCGCCTGGCCCGCGCAAAGAATCTCAAGATTGTGGAAGACTGCGCCCACGCGGCCGGGGCCTCTTACCGGGGACGGAACGCCGGGGCTTCCGGCGACTGCGGCGCGTTTTCATTTTATCCGACCAAAAATCTCGGCGCGCTGGGCGACGCGGGAGCGGTGACCACGCGGCACGAAGAAATTTACCGGAGGCTGCTGCGTTTGCGCGATTACGGCCGCGCCGGAGGAAATTTCGTGGAGCCGGGCATCAACAGCCGCCTGGACGAAATGCAGGCCGCGATCCTGCGCGTGAAATTGCGGCGCCTCAAAGGCTGGGTCCGCGAACGCCGGCGGCTGGCGCAGATGTACCGGGACCGGCTGCCCCCGGAAATTTGTTTCGAGGAGCACGAAGACCGGCGCCAGGCCTACTATGTCTTCGCCGTCAAAGTGCCGCGGCGCGCCAAAATCATCCGCGCCCTGAAATCCCGCGGCATTGCCGCGCTCGTTCATTTTCCCCGGCCGGTTTTCCGGGAAAAGGCCTTTGCCTGGCCCGCGGCCGGCCGCTTTCCTCACGCGTCGCGCCTTGCCCGCGAAGTCCTCAGCCTGCCTTTTTTTCCCGGCATGACCCAAGCCCAAGTCCTGTACACCGTACGGTGCCTGAATGAATCGCTCGGACGCTGA
- a CDS encoding putative Ig domain-containing protein, with translation MKLSRFIIVSLLCTGFLTSQALAANRAAAAQDSTPPVFRKITGPTVAPGQTASFEVSARDYRGRQASVSMSAKHPQGARFDGRIFSWTPGKEQTGSFTVAFVATDSLSQKSTKTVSIFVKSKKTAALAAPKKPASPAPGISQPRPRQTPPPASQRAPAAQDAAPEAAQNEAAAAPLPDMPATPPAFDPPLSDQTLTPGQPFSLLVAAKDSRGEPTPITTGSLPDGAVFQDKTFSWTPPESAAGSTRTLTFTTQDVYAREVSQTITLTVVASAPAAIPAPTPELPSHLGPESTIGLGWGPSDWDLQLVVENENGQSRSSPSRPGEESADLGKALLYRIWDDETAAGDHTHYAGVRVTHRGTGTLRALMYYHLEGKARTDTEANSALPDLASYCADAGVFLAFKVDVGSGQVTPINALYASVESYKNGDAPIPVPEVPCGTEAAAPEPTPTPEPSEVIPPPPPSVEPTPTPAPSEVIPPPPPSPEPTPTPSLPVSVAEPPAGESGDTAPADMPEAASSLQLTPADSGAEPGEVSSESPALEAAPSEETTPVETASPVEDAPVEFITPEAAPSQEPTPEQAASVAEAAGPLEILPIEDVTVHEEESIHFTLATNRPLPQGAEFSISSEPAGAAFEDGNFVWTPAPGDAGDYAVSFSVQGADQEAQRMVNLHVLPKAPEDNPDVVEDGNGSGN, from the coding sequence ATGAAACTCTCGCGCTTTATTATAGTAAGCCTGCTTTGCACGGGCTTTCTGACGTCCCAGGCCCTGGCGGCGAATCGCGCCGCAGCGGCGCAAGATTCCACGCCGCCCGTCTTCCGGAAAATCACAGGTCCGACGGTCGCGCCGGGCCAGACCGCTTCTTTTGAAGTGAGCGCCAGGGATTACCGGGGCCGCCAAGCCTCCGTCAGCATGTCGGCCAAACATCCTCAAGGCGCCCGGTTCGACGGCAGGATTTTTTCGTGGACGCCCGGCAAAGAGCAAACCGGCTCGTTCACGGTGGCCTTTGTCGCGACCGATTCTCTTTCTCAGAAATCCACGAAAACCGTTTCTATTTTCGTCAAATCGAAAAAAACCGCCGCGCTCGCCGCGCCCAAGAAACCGGCCTCTCCCGCACCGGGCATTTCTCAGCCCAGGCCGCGGCAAACGCCGCCTCCCGCGAGCCAGCGCGCCCCGGCCGCTCAAGACGCCGCGCCCGAAGCGGCTCAAAACGAGGCCGCTGCCGCTCCCCTGCCGGACATGCCCGCGACTCCGCCGGCCTTCGATCCTCCGCTCAGCGACCAAACCTTGACGCCGGGTCAGCCGTTCAGCCTGCTTGTGGCCGCCAAAGATTCCCGCGGCGAACCCACGCCCATCACGACGGGCTCGCTTCCGGACGGCGCGGTGTTTCAGGACAAAACATTTTCCTGGACTCCGCCGGAAAGCGCGGCGGGAAGCACCCGGACTCTGACTTTCACCACGCAGGACGTTTATGCCCGCGAAGTCTCGCAAACCATCACGCTGACGGTGGTCGCGTCCGCTCCCGCGGCGATTCCTGCTCCGACTCCGGAATTGCCTTCGCACCTCGGGCCGGAATCGACGATCGGGCTGGGCTGGGGGCCTTCGGATTGGGACTTGCAGCTCGTGGTCGAGAACGAAAACGGACAGTCCCGTTCTTCGCCGTCCCGCCCCGGCGAAGAATCGGCGGACCTCGGTAAAGCTCTTCTTTATCGCATTTGGGATGATGAGACTGCCGCCGGCGATCACACGCATTACGCGGGTGTCCGCGTCACGCATCGCGGCACCGGCACGCTCCGGGCCTTGATGTATTACCATCTGGAAGGAAAGGCCCGCACGGACACGGAAGCCAACAGCGCGCTGCCGGACCTCGCGTCGTACTGCGCGGATGCCGGCGTATTTCTCGCTTTCAAAGTCGACGTCGGCTCAGGACAGGTGACGCCCATCAACGCGCTTTATGCCTCCGTCGAAAGCTACAAGAACGGCGATGCCCCGATTCCCGTTCCCGAAGTTCCTTGCGGAACCGAAGCCGCGGCGCCGGAACCGACGCCGACGCCCGAGCCGAGCGAAGTTATTCCGCCTCCTCCGCCGAGTGTCGAGCCGACACCCACGCCCGCGCCGAGTGAGGTTATTCCTCCGCCGCCGCCAAGCCCGGAGCCCACGCCTACGCCTTCGCTTCCCGTTTCCGTGGCCGAGCCTCCTGCCGGTGAATCCGGAGATACGGCGCCCGCGGACATGCCCGAAGCCGCGTCCTCGCTGCAGCTCACGCCCGCCGACTCCGGCGCGGAGCCGGGTGAAGTCTCAAGTGAATCCCCGGCTCTGGAAGCGGCTCCTTCGGAAGAGACTACGCCCGTGGAAACCGCAAGCCCGGTCGAAGATGCTCCGGTCGAATTCATCACTCCGGAAGCCGCCCCTTCCCAGGAGCCGACTCCCGAGCAGGCCGCGTCCGTTGCGGAAGCTGCCGGCCCTCTCGAAATTCTTCCGATTGAGGACGTCACGGTCCATGAAGAAGAATCCATTCACTTTACCCTGGCCACCAACCGCCCGCTGCCCCAAGGCGCCGAATTCAGCATCAGCTCCGAGCCGGCCGGGGCCGCGTTCGAGGACGGGAATTTTGTCTGGACTCCCGCCCCCGGCGATGCCGGCGATTATGCCGTATCTTTTTCCGTGCAGGGCGCGGATCAGGAAGCGCAGCGCATGGTCAACCTTCACGTGCTGCCGAAAGCGCCGGAAGACAACCCCGATGTAGTTGAAGATGGAAACGGCAGCGGGAATTGA
- a CDS encoding glycosyltransferase yields the protein MNRSDAEKPFVSIVIPVFNSEATLTPLVDELAGLGAQYRIEIILVNDASTDRSEEICAALYEKHRHVVKALSLFPNAGEYPAVMAGLKHAQGDFVVTMDDDGQNPPSEVPPLVEPLLKGECDVTYGAYPRKRQAFWRKLVSKTYNAAACFALKKPRELYLSSFRAMNRPLLDTVLRENYAFPYVDARIFRRTKRIGQVLVRHEPRKAGRSGYTPVKLLRLFISMMLSLREPPHGRAEESFTVRRSWGIGENRA from the coding sequence ATGAATCGCTCGGACGCTGAAAAACCGTTCGTCTCGATCGTGATTCCGGTTTTCAACAGCGAGGCGACGCTGACGCCCCTGGTGGACGAGCTTGCGGGGCTCGGCGCCCAATACCGGATTGAAATCATTCTCGTCAACGATGCCTCCACGGACCGCTCCGAAGAAATCTGCGCGGCGCTTTACGAAAAGCACCGTCACGTCGTGAAGGCCCTGTCTCTTTTTCCCAATGCCGGGGAATACCCGGCCGTGATGGCAGGACTGAAACACGCGCAGGGAGATTTTGTGGTGACGATGGATGACGACGGGCAGAACCCGCCTTCCGAGGTCCCGCCCCTTGTGGAGCCTCTGCTCAAAGGCGAATGCGACGTGACTTACGGCGCCTACCCGCGGAAGCGGCAGGCGTTCTGGCGAAAACTGGTCAGCAAGACTTACAACGCCGCCGCCTGTTTCGCGCTGAAAAAACCCCGCGAGCTTTATCTTTCCAGCTTCCGCGCGATGAACCGCCCGCTGCTGGATACGGTGCTGCGGGAAAATTACGCTTTCCCGTACGTCGATGCCCGGATCTTCCGGCGCACGAAGCGGATCGGACAGGTCCTGGTCCGGCATGAACCCCGCAAAGCGGGCCGTTCGGGCTATACCCCGGTCAAACTTCTCCGGCTCTTCATTTCCATGATGCTTTCGCTTCGCGAACCTCCTCACGGGCGCGCCGAGGAATCTTTCACCGTGCGCCGCTCCTGGGGCATCGGAGAAAACCGCGCGTGA
- a CDS encoding DNA-formamidopyrimidine glycosylase family protein, with amino-acid sequence MPEMADVEVLKRRFNAELKGKKITAVKILNRALVKGEPGLDKKLTGKKIVEAERYGKYLFVNVGDGFLILHFGLTGHLLFETGKQKPSSEAMLIISVDGVDLIYEAARLFGMAGWCEDPQAFIKEKKLGPDAASLSQPDFLSILHGVKGAIKPALMDQHKLAGIGNVYADEILFRAGIHPQMPVKGLTLERLRKVHEQVQRVHEDAVKVGAVRTKMPEGSLMKIRKTSKVCPKCGGPLELILVGGRETLFCPHCQHL; translated from the coding sequence ATGCCTGAAATGGCGGACGTGGAAGTCCTGAAGCGGCGCTTCAACGCGGAATTAAAAGGAAAGAAGATCACCGCCGTCAAGATTTTGAACCGGGCGCTCGTCAAAGGCGAGCCCGGCCTCGACAAAAAATTGACGGGGAAGAAAATCGTCGAAGCCGAGCGCTACGGAAAATACCTTTTCGTCAACGTGGGCGACGGTTTCCTCATCCTGCACTTCGGCCTGACCGGGCATCTGCTTTTCGAAACGGGAAAACAAAAGCCGTCGTCCGAAGCCATGCTGATTATTTCCGTGGACGGCGTGGACCTGATCTACGAAGCCGCCCGGCTTTTTGGCATGGCGGGCTGGTGCGAAGACCCGCAGGCTTTCATCAAGGAGAAGAAACTGGGGCCGGATGCAGCCTCGCTTTCCCAGCCGGATTTTCTTTCGATCCTGCACGGCGTGAAGGGCGCGATCAAGCCCGCGCTCATGGACCAGCACAAGCTGGCCGGCATCGGAAACGTGTACGCGGACGAAATTCTTTTCCGCGCCGGAATCCATCCGCAGATGCCGGTCAAAGGCCTGACGCTGGAACGGCTGCGGAAAGTCCACGAACAGGTGCAGCGGGTGCACGAAGACGCCGTCAAAGTGGGAGCCGTGCGGACGAAGATGCCCGAGGGATCGCTCATGAAGATCCGGAAAACCTCGAAGGTCTGCCCGAAATGCGGCGGGCCCTTAGAACTGATCCTGGTGGGCGGCCGGGAAACTCTTTTTTGCCCGCATTGCCAGCATCTATGA